tccatgggggaCCCAAATGTCTCTCAGAATCACAggatttcttctctctctcaagACACACCTGAGCAGGCAGAGGGCCAAATACAAAGAGAACAGGTAAGTCAGATATTGTTCTTGAATACCTCATAGTGCTAGGCAAAACGTCATAGTTGATTCTTTACATCTCCCTTCTTCAGTTGATGGTCACTGATAATTTTAGCCTGCTGGTATTGTAAATCCATGTTTGCATTTGTAGTTTGAAGCAGCTCTTTTCATACTTACATGATTTTATTCCAACTAAGGGTATTGGCATGTGTCTTTCTTATAGTCATGTCTTCATTGTCCCTGCTGAAAACAATTGTTATGACTTCCTAACTGAGCTCAGCAGAGCAAATGGATTTTGTTGCTTTACGTTTCAAGCTCAGGACTCTCACTTGCAGCCCTAAGGCTGTTCCTATTGTTCAGTGATAATTCATTCTCCAAATACAGTACATTTTTGATGCCGAGAGAAGTAGctttttaagaatttgaaagcACAGATGTGTCAATCTATGTTAAATTTTATGTGGATGTTCTAACTGGAGCATTGATTTTTAGCCTCTTAATTAAAGCgagatattattatttatttaatttattctctGCGGTGGCCTTGTAGGGATGGTTGAATGTGGTTGTAACAGCCGTTGTTTCAATATAAGAACTTTCAAGAGACTGTGGATAGAGCTACACCTTCAAGGTTTCCTTGGGCTGTGATCTCAGAAAGCCGGAACATTTGCTATCTACTCACTCATTGCTgcaatctgtttttttcccatccCATTGCAGCCATTTATACAGCCCTGCATATGCAGCAAAATTACCAGGAATGGGACTTCATTCAATTGAACATGCCAAACTATTGTGTAACATATTGTTACTCAAATGAGCATTTTTGCCTGGTCTGCCAATTGCCAATGAAGGCCATAACAGGGACATTCCAGAAGTAGACAGAACTTTATTGCAATAAAGGGGCTCTAGGTGGCAAGGACCCACGGATTCTAATGAAGCATTAGCAGTAACTTTTTATATAATGTGACAAACACATTTTAGATACATGCAGATCTTTCAACATGGACGTTTCCACATCTGTATAAGAACATATTGTCAAGTACAAACATATCTTCTTTCCCTTATTATGTAATATATTTATGGTTTTCTGTAGACTTACAAATACAAGCTTTGCAAAAAAGAGTTCCCTTATCTCCCTGTATCAGTAGTTCTGCTTATTCTGCCATGATCCCGGATATTTTGCTTGATATTACCCATTTTGCCAAATCCTATTTAGCACAGTAACTTTTTACACAGCTGCAAAATTTAACCAAAGTTGAAGTTAGCCTGTGAACTCAAGTTATACACTCTTAAAAATGCATTAGCCCTGTCAGTCTTGCTATCTTTCCTATCAATATCACAGGTTAACTAATCATTAAGGAATTGCATTCCTTTCCATAGAGATCAAGGTAGCAGATGAAGAGAACTGCCATGTATTTAagacacacttaaaaaaaaacacaattaataagcagcaaaacaaaaacaccatcCATAGATTTAAAAATTGCTAACCATTAGTCAGAAAATGCACAATGGCGATACATGGTAACCTCCTGCAGGGAATTAAAGCGAGTATATGTGCTCAGAATTGGAGCGAGTATATATGCTCAGATATGCTCAGATATGCAAGGCTCAAGGCTTGATAGAGCTGGAAGTCAAAAAGGCTTTCTTCTAGGCTTGGCAACTAATGATTTTTCTGGAGTCATTTCAATCTGACATTCAGGATGAACTTTGGAACAGAGACTGCTTTGGTCACCTTAGTTGATGACCTCTGCTGAGAACTAGAAAAGGCAGTGGGATCCAGCTACTTCTGCTGGATTTCTCAGTGGCCTGTGATCCTATTGACCACAGCATCCTACTGAACAGCACATGGACTGGAGGACACTGTGTTACAATAGTTTGAGtcccatctgggggggggggttacctcgGAAGGTGGTGCTGAGGGATTCCTGCTCCGCCAGCCATTGACCTGTGGGTTCCATAGGGTTTCGTCTGTGCCCGCATGGTACTTCATATGTGTATGAAAAGGTAATCCAAGCTGTTGGAAAAGGTAATCAGGAGGTTTTGGCTACATTATCACCAATCTATCGATTACATCCAGCTCTATATTTCTTCTCCACCTAATTCCAAGGATGCTGCTGATATTTTCAACCAGTCCTTAGAGTTAGAAGAgtgagttcttatatgctacttttctctaaccgaaggagtctcaaatcagcttccaattgccttccctttcctcctctccccacaacagacaccctgtgaggtagatgaggctgacagagccctgagattactgaagaagaagaagagctggtttttatatgccgcttttctctatctgaaggaatctcaaagcagcttacaatccccttccctttcctctccccacaacagacaccctgtgagggagatgaggctgagagagccctgagattactgaggaagaagaagagttggtccttatatgccgcttttctctacccgaaagaggctcaaagcggcttacaatccccttccctttcctctccccacaacagacaccctgtgagggaggtgaggctgagagagccctgatatttctgcttggtcagaacagctttatcagtgctttgaatAACAGCAATACAAATATTCTCCCCAGGCCTCATTGTAGATCTCCAGTGTGGTAGCTAGTTTGCCTACGTCGGCAGGCAGCTATCTGGATTCTCCAAGCAATCTGTCCAATCCTCTGGCATGTTCATTCtttgccttcttcccttcttACCAGTTCATGAGAACAATTGCCAGTGCTTGTGCACATTTTGCAGCCAGGTCTCCTCAACCCTCAACATCTATTGCTATGTCTATATCTAGAAAGAATGTTCTTTACAGATTTCCAGGAAAACTGGTAAATGAGAACATTTTTTGGAGTTATATTGCAGCATAAACACAAGGTGGTGCTGTTGCACAATACAAAACACGATTCAAGTAAAGGCTTATTCGGAAATATCTCCCGGAAAGCTGTAATCATCGCAACAGTCTGAAAGACAAAGGCAAGGACTCAAGAGTGAGCATCTTTGGAAACTGATCAAGAAAGGGGCTTTGGTACGCAGCACATGGAGATATACTCTCGAATATACTGGAGATGAATGCAGCAGCTTGATAAGCAACATCCTGTGTGAAATCTGTGCTGAAGGAGGCTGAGACAATGGCAGTTCACAGCAGCATCTGGCAAGGTTGGtttttctccctgtctctctGCATGTGTGGGGCAATCTGTGAGTCCTTCCGCTATTCAGTGTCCGAGGAAAAGAAAAGTGGGTCCCTGGTGGCCAATGTGCTAAAGGACTTGAAGGTGGAAGTGAAGGAGCTTTCTGCTCGCAGAGCGCGGCTGGCTTCTAAAAGCACCAAGCAATATTTCCAGCTGGACCCACACTCTGGGAATGTGATATTACAGGACAGAATAGACCGAGAGGCTTTGTGTGGTCAGAAAGATCTTTGCCTCTTGCTCTCAGAGATTGTCCTAGAAAATCCACTGCAAGTACATAGAATAGAAGTTGAAATAGAGGACGTGAATGATAATGCACCGCGGTTTTCTAAAAAAGAATTCTTTTTTGAAATACCAGAGCAGACTCAAGCAAATGCTCGATTCCCCTTGGAGAAAGCTCAAGATGCAGATACAGGAAAAAATGCGGTTCAGAATTATAGCCTTAGCCCAAATGACCATTTTAGACTGGACGTCCAAAGTCGCAGTGATGGGAGCAAATATGCAGAATTGGTATTGCACAGTCAATTAGACCGCGAAGAGCAACCACAGTTTTTGCTGATTCTGTCTGCTGAGGATGGAGGGGTCCCAAAGAGAACTGGAACGGCAAAATTAAAGATCAATGTTTTAGATGCGAATGACAATGCCCCTTGTTTTCGTCAGTCTCTGTACAAAGCGAAACTAACGGAAAACAGCCGATTGGAGACATTGGTCACCACAGTTGAAGCAAATGACCAGGATCTTGGTTCTAATGCCCAAGTGACTTATTCCTTCAGCGAGGTGCCAGAAAATGTGCTCAGTTCTTTCAAGCTAAACAAACATACTGGGAAACTTACTGTTGCAGGAACCATTGATTATGAAGAGGAGAGAAGTTTTGAGATAAGCATCAAAGCCACAGATGGAGGGGGGCTCTCTGATTACTGCAAAGTCATGGTGGAGGTTGAAGACAGAAATGACAATACCCCAGAGGTGATGCTCACATCCCTCACTAGTCCCTTGCCAGAAGATTCTCCCCAAGATACTGTTGTAGCCCTATTCAGCGTCACAGATCAAgactctggggaaaatggccgaACTTCCTGCACCATCGAAACAAACCTGCCCTTCACGCTAATAGCCTCTGAGAATAACTACTACCAGTTGGTGACCCAGCAGCCCCTGGACCgagaaggagtcccagagtaCAACATCACCATCACAGCCACAGACTGGGGCTCTCCCAGGCTCACTTCGACAAGAATCATCAATGTCCAGATCTCAGATGTCAATGACAATGTTCCAGTGTTTGAGAAGCCAACATATGAAATGCAGTTATGGGAAAACAATATTCCAGGTCTCCTCATAGGTCTGGTCCAAGCCAAGGACCCTGACAAGGACAAAAATGCCAAGGTGACCTATTCTCTTTTGCCTGGAAAGGTCAGTGATCAACCCGTGTCCTCTTACGTCTCCATCAATTCTGAAACTGGGAATCTGTATGCCATCCGCGCAGTGGACTACGAGCAGGTGAAAGAATTCCATGTGACTGTGAGGGCTGTGGACAGCGGTTCTCCTCCCCTGAGCTCTGAAGTTATGGTCCGAGTTGTTGTCGTGGATGAAAATGATAATGCCCCATTCATCCTATACCCTCTTCAGAATGGCACTTCCCCATCCAATGACCTGGTTCCCCGGGGGGCGGAGGCTGGCTACCTGGTCAccaaggtggtggcagtggacAGAGATTCCGGTCAGAACTCCTGGCTTTCCTACGAGCTCCTGAAGGCCACCGAACCGGGTCTGTTCAGTGTGGGGGCCCAGAATGGAGAAGTGAAAACCACAAGACCAATTAGCAAACGAGACACCTTGAAGCAGAAACTTATCATTGGAGTCAGAGATAATGGTCATCCTCCCCAGTCCACGTCTGCAGCGCTAAGCATTCTTCTTGTGGATGGCTTTTCTGACCCTTACATGAAAATGGTGGAGATCCCAAAGGAGGAAGTGGTGGGGGAAGAAGACCGAACCCTGACCATGTATCTGGTCATATGCTTGGCTGTCATCTTCTCCATTTTTCTGGTCTCCATGTTGGCATTTGTTGCCATCAAAATTCAGAAAAGGAGGAAGTTCATAGAGAGCTCTGCCCTGAATCTCCCAGTGGGACCGAATTTCCCAGAGAACTGCGGAGATGCTGATGGTGGATCCCTTTCCCGGGCTTACAACTATGAGGTGTGCTTAGCTGGTGGATCTCTGAGCAGTGAGTTCCGGTTTCTCAGGCCTCTCTTTCCTGTGATTTCTGTGGAACCTGCTCAATCCCAGGGGCCTCAGAGGATTTCATCTGGTTCCCAAGAAGTTCCTGGTCATGCTGCAGAAGGGCAACTCATGAGCCAGGTAAGAATATAATTGCTGTCCCATTCCTATGGGTAGGTGCACAAACATCTTTAATATATAAACCTATACAAAACCCTTGGTAGCTACATTCCAGTGGTAATTTTCCACGTCTTTGACCTGGTGACTCTTTATCTCTTAATCCCAAGTGTACCGCATTTCAGAAAATATTACTGATGCTTTGAAatgcttccttctctttttccataTTTTCTCTTTGTCTACATTTTCCCCATTCTTACATGAATAATTATGTTGTGCAAGATCTTATAGGACAGGATTGCCCTCCTTATTGTCCTCCATTTTGCGTTCCTTACATTCTTGAACTATTTGTCACTGTGTAGGACACAGTGTTTTTCAAAAGCAGTGAGGAACAGGAGAACAGTTCAGTGTCAGGGAGTTGCCATATCAGCCTTGGGATAGACAACCCCAACACACGTATCAAAGAGCCTTCTGCTAGGATCCAGCAAGCCAGGTGCCAGCCGCTCTTCTGGGGAAAATTGTCTTTGAGAAAACAATGGCCATGGTTTATGCCCATCATTGACTCTTGGACCTGCACATCAGACACCAGCCCGGTCCTCTTCTACCTCCTCACTTCCCCCTATGCTGCCCTCATCACTGATAGATACTGTAAGTTTGGGGAATATTTGGTCCAAAATCTTGACTTCCTCTACAGGAACTGCCACAGTAGCTGACTATTACCTGGACATCTCACTATTTCAAACATAACATATTAAATAATGTATTATATTTCCTCTTTTTAATGGTGTATTGTGCATAGAGCTGCCATTTGGAGAAAAATGTACAATCTCCATGTTTTTTCTCAATTTAGCCACATGGTGGCAGCATTGGCAAAGAGATTTGCGGGAGACATGCCTCTTATTTTTAAAGAGCCGATAGATGGAGAATTCAATACCAAAGGAGAGGGAGTTGTCGGCAGTGACATGCAGTAGTCGGCATTGCAGAAGAACTATCATTCACTCAATAAAAATCAGAAGATTTTGATTTAAGAGACAGAACATCTAAGCAGGGAGAGTCTGGAACCAATACCTTCAGGATCATGAAAGGTCTGTACTTTTTGTTCTTACTCTCTCTGTCTGGAGTGGTGTGTGTCTCCATTCGCTATTCTTTGCCTGAAGAGAAGAAAAGTGGGTCTCTGGTGGCGAATGTGCTGAAGGATTTGAAACTAGGAGCAGGGGAGCTCTCTGCCCGCAGAGCCCAGCTGGTTTCCAAAAGCAATAAGCAGCATTTCCAGCTGGACACCCATTCTGGGAATCTCTTTGTAAATGAAAAGATAGACAGGGAAGCCTTGTGTGGCAAAATGGACTCTTGCGTTCTGTTGTGCGAAATTGTGCTGCAAAACCCTTTAACAATCTACAGTATGGAGATGGAGATAGAAGATGTGAATGACAACACTCCTGCCTTCTCTCAAAATCAATTCACATTTGAAATATCTGAACATGTTTCTACAAATACACGATTCCCCCTGGAATCTGCCCAGGATGCAGACTTGGGTGAAAACAGCATCCAGAACTATACTCTCAGTCCCAATGGGCATTTCAGGCTGGATGTACAAAGCGATGAGACTGGGAGCAAATATGTGGACCTCATTCTGGAGAAGTCTCTAGACAGGGAGGAAAAGTCTCAGCTTCGGCTGATTCTCACAGCGGTTGATGGAGGGGTGCCAGAGAGAACGGGCACAGTTCAAATAAACATAAATGTTCTGGACCTCAATGACAACCTCCCTCAGTTTACACAATCTGAATACAAAGTGAAGCTCAAGGAAAACAGTCCTCGTGATACTCTGGTCTTGAAAGTGGAAGCCAGGGATTTGGATTTTGGTTCAAACGCGCAGCTCTCCTATTCGTTCCATCGGGTGCCTGAGAAAATTCATCACTTGTTCCGCCTGAATCAGAGCACTGGGGAAATCACTGTTTTGGGACCAATTGACTATGAAGAAGAAACCAGCTATGACATGAACATCAAAGCCACAGACGGAGGGGGTCTTTCAGGGGTCTGCAAGGTCTCGGTGCTGGTTGAAGATGAGAATGACAATGTCCCAGAAGTGGTGGTCGTATCACACACCAGCACATTGCCTGAGGATTCCCCTGTAGATGTGATAGTTGTGCTCTTCAGCGTCACAGATCGAGACTCTGGAGACAACGGCAGAACATCTTGCTCCATTGAACCAGGCCTCCCTTTTGGGCTAAAGCCTTCAGTGAATAACTACTACCAGCTGGTGACCCAGCAGCCCCTAGACCGAGAGAGGGTCCCCGAGTACAACATCTCCCTCACAGCCTCAGACTGGGGCTCTCCCAGGCTGTCTTCCTCAACAATAATTAACATTCAGATCTCTGACATCAATGACAACTCTCCAGTATTTGAGAAGTCACTGTATCATATGCAGCTACGGGAAAACAATATTCCAGGTCTCCTCATAGGTCTGGTCCAAGCCAAGGACCTGGATACAGCACAGAATGCCAAAGTGACCTATTCTCTTTTGCCTGGGAAGGTCGGTGATCAACCCGTGTCCTCTTATGTCTCCATCAACTCTGAAACTGGGAATCTGTATGCCATCCGCTCAGTGGACTATGAGCAGGTGAAAAATTTCCATGTGACTGTGAGGGCTGTGGATGGTGGTTCTCCTCCTTTGAGCTCTGAAGTTGTTGTCCGAGTTGTTGTCATGGATGAAAATGATAATGCCCCATTCATCCTGTACCCCCTTCAGAATGGCACCTCCCCATCTAATGACCTGGTCCCccggggagcagaggctggctacCTGGTCACCAAGGTAGTGGCAGTGGACAGAGATTCCGGTCAGAACTCTTGGCTTTCCTATGAGCTCCTGAAGGCCACAGAACTGGGTCTGTTTTCAGTGGAAATGCAAAATGGAGAAGTAAGGACTACCCGTGTGGTTACCAGTCAGGATGCTTTTAAGCAGAGACTCCTCATAGTGGTGAAAGACAACGGGAAAGCCCCGCAGTCCAGCACGACGAGTCTTAATGTCCTTCTGGTGGATGGGTTTTCAGACTCACATATGCAAAATGTGGATCTGCCTCCTGAGGAAGAACAGAACAATCCCCTATCTTTATATTTAATAATATCCTtatgtttaatttcttttcttttcttgttttctgtggTAACGGTGATAGTCCTTTGGCTACACAAAAGAAGGAATTGCGAGAAAGGAAGTCACATTTCTTCTGGGAATTTCTACTGTGATGCGGACTTTGTTCCTAATTCTTCTGGGCCGAATGGCTCTGGGACTCTTTCCCATCCAAACTGCTACGAGGTCTTCTTAACGGCTGGTTATGGGACCAACGAATTTAAAGttctcagccctctgctgccttcaCTAGGTGTGGATCTTAAAGCTCCTGTGGCATCAAACAATGACTCTCAGGTAAGGAAAAGCCAAAAATTTTATGTGTAATGTGttcaaaaaggtaaaggtatcccctgtgcaagcaccgggtcatgtctaacccttggggtgacgccctctagcgttttcgtggcagactcaatacggggtggtttgccagtgccttccccagtcattaccgtttaccccccagcagcaagctgggtactcattttaccgacctcggaaggatggaaggctgagtcaaccttgagccggctgctgggattgaactcccagcctcaagggcaaagttttcagatggctgccttaccactctgcgccacaaatgTGTTTAGGGGAAAGCTAagtaaatcatagaataatagagttggaagggacctcatgggtcatctagtccaaccccgtgcagtATGCAGGACATAGTGAAATAACGCACTGGATTATGTTGCATAATTGTAGAAATAATGGCCCAATCCAGAGGGGGAAAACTGAACTCTGCAAACATCTGCACTGTGTCTATCTGGGGTAGTGAATAGCCTAAGCATGAGGTGAGAAGGGAAACAGATGTTCCCTCACACAGGTTGCTTGCTCTTCAGGGCATcatagccctctgctgccccCTGGTGGCAGGAGTACCATTGGGGAAGGATTgggtttttccgccatgttgtaatgttttgtactgttttaatgggggatttaatGGGATTTATTGTTGTGGgcttttatgttgtaacccgccgtgagtcAGCTTCTTGAGAGTGACACGTAAGAAATTTAAataatcatcattatcatcatcttcATAAGCTTCAGGgtaaggtggtatataaatataaacaaacaaacaaacaaataaatgtggtcAGAGGTTAACTTTTAAACAATAAAAGACTGCTTCCATTGATTATTGTTTAGAAAGCCTTTTCTACTTCCCTCACATGCATGTATTCTCAGTTTATGATTCTTCAAGCGGCATATTAAGCTATTGATATAAGAAAGCCCCACTGGTGGCTGATCAGGAAAGCCATCGGTCTGCAAGTAAGTGTGGCTGTAGTCTATCAATCAGCATGCATGCCACAGTGTGTTTCCAGAcaggtgccaaagaaaacataaaagtagtttttcccttttcctttccgCCACACCTGCGGAATCCATCATGGTGTCAGATATGATGACTGAACAGACAGTGGGGACTGAAAACAGTGAAATGTTAAAGTTTTAAATGATTCTATCATGTTTTAAATATGGTTTCCATGTGATTGTGTGATGCGAGCTGCCTTGGGCCTGTTTGTGAGGAAGGATGACCTCAAAAtcatcaaagtataaataaataaataaaaatcttactCCTGTGTGGAAGCCCTCCCTTTTTTGTATTCATCTGCTCTTTCTCTGTTCCAGTGGGGGTTCCAGTGGGGGTTTCGTAGGCTGGAGAGATGCTAAATCTAACAAATCATATAGATAAACCTTAAAGATACAACAAATTATGTGGTTCAAAGTGCCACAAAACTCCGTTTCCATCTTATGCTTCAGGGCCTTGAGCTGTTTTTTTAAGGGGTGTGACATAGACCggttatgcactgggaacttcactgccccagcccccatgtaggagcacagatctggggcagatgaggtgcaccacgccaaatgctcccccatgtgggtgcaggaaaaggtggggcaacctaccacgactaaaactccaccctgcagcccaacatgaaacctccagtgcataaacggtcataggaaGTTATCAAGAATGTGGGTGGATTCTGGTGACTTGATCATTCTGCGTAGTTCAACCAGACAGTTAAACAATAACTTCAATAACCGACTGCAGTGTGGTGatagtggtggtggtagaaagtactgtcaagtcacatctGATTCATCATAACCCCGTAGTGTTTTGAAGGCTTACAGGGGTGgattgcccttgcctgcctttgCGTAGCAAccttcagagatctgacaagattgcaTTAGCTGGGCCATCCATGTAGGACAATCGGATGCTGTCGGTGTTGGCAGCCATTCCCTGGCTTCTCTTCAATccatgttattttctctgttataagttgaaagaaaagggagacgctacaaggcaaaacaaagagaaagaaacaaaaggtgcaaaaggaaaaggatttTGAATGATTGAATAACCTCTACACGTTTTGTGGGGAATTTATTTTTAGATACTTTTTCAATTCCTTTCCATACATACATGGTTCAAGTGTTGTATGGAAATgaactgaaaaaatatatatagaagtAAATCCCCCTGATGAAGGGGAACACAAAAAGTGTAGGGGTTATTCAACCATTCAAGATCCCTgttcttgagactcctttgggtagagataagcggcatataagaaccaactcttctccttcttttgcaaaatttgtttctttctcttcgtATGTAAAGTAAGGCCAGCAAAATTgaggtgttccaccaggcttatggctgaggccaaaaaTCACATCTACCATATATGGCTGGTCTCACCactaggggaggaagggagaaggaatgcTGAAGATTGGCTCCTCCCCCATCGGGATTTTAGTCGGGGGGGCATGAATTATaacgttttaattttttttttgtaattgttgttatgttgtaaagagaaagaaaagaaataaatgtgAGAAATGACATTTGGCAAGACCCTGAAGGAATCCAAAGCTATACTGAAGAGTATTTGATGGGTCCAGTGCTGGAGCTGAATTCATTGCAGTGACCTACAGTCTAGTTCTGCACTATGATACCAGAAGGCTGAGATATTATCATGGTAGCCAACATTTGACCTGAGTGGGGATCACTGTGGAGAGAAGGGCACAAGTAGGGAGGTATAGCCTTTGCAGAAACTCAGAGGAATATGGCAATTTTTATTCTCATTATGAAAATACAGCAACTTGGTGTTTAAGCCAACTGGAATGAACAGTTGCATCTGAGTTAATCCTAACCTAGTGTTGTATGGTTTTTTGATATAGCTTTTTCTAGAGGAATGTGGTTTCCAAGTGTTAGTGGTCCTGGCCACACAtgcagggctacccatttgaatcagtctGAAGGATTTTGGTTTTATCCTGGCTCAAATTCACAGCTTCCCTTAAACCCTTCTATGCTACCTTCCAGCAACTGTTTTCTGCCAAGATCTTAGCAGCCAAGCTCTTAATGCTATCTTTTGCTGCAGTATAAACTGAACATACCTGCTTTTGATGGCATGGCATTGGGTAGGGGATGGTCCTTCGGGTACAGCTTTAATCCTCAGCATTGATTTAAGCCTCAGCATTGATTTTTACAGTAACCGAGACCCATTCAGATTGAGCGCTTGTGATTTTGACTGATAGCATTCCTGCCAAGAGAACAAAATGCCGTATTCCGAAATGCTTACCATATCCTTTTATATCCTTTGCAGGCCCGAGGTGCTGCCTCTGAAGACGCAGCCGCCAGACCTGGGGGGCCGGGTGGCACAGGGAACCAGCCGATAACTGCAAACGCAAACCTTGGCCAAAATGACTGGCTTTCCTATCAATAGACGAGGAAGACCAACTCTGCCCGCCATTCCAGCACTGTCGGACAAATAAGAAGCAGGACACCAAGCGTCGCACAAGAAGCCTGAAGCCTGCCTCCCCACGAGGAGACGTCCAAGAGAAAGACACCAGGCCAAAGCACCCAGCAGTTCTCCTGCACAAGCCCAGTTCACTCGCCTGCCATCCATTCAAGAAGGGCTTGCCCAGGAGAACTTCTCGGTGGACTGTAACCCAGATCCTTCCCTCTCTACCGCTGCTTCATTATTTCTGCTTGTTCCAGTCTGAAAATAGACAGTGGCCCTGTTGAGCTAGCTGTGAAGGAAGCCTAAGAGAAACTCTTGCATGCTTGCTTGTGATCCTTCCTTATCTTCAGTTTATGACTGTGGATATTCTTGCTGCTTTTCAAAGTATTTCCAATGCTTATTGCAATCGTCCCAAAATTCCACTGCCTGCCCTTCTTTGGCCCCTGATTGTTCCCTGTGTCCTGCCCCTTCCTTGGAAGTCCTGAGCGAATAAGTACGTACACACAGAGCGGAAAGCGAGAAAGAGCCATTGGGACATTCCCAAGCCACAGCGGAAGGGATGGCCGGCGCTCGGCTGCCGCTTATTTCAGGGGGGAGAATCTTCCTGTGAGCAGTGCCCATAGCTACTGAATCATATTGAGTTTGTGTGTATACTTACTTTTTAAACTCTTTGATTCTgtcctttattttttctttagcCATGTGCTAGAAACTTCTCTTTTGTagtgtccacacacacacagagacacaaaacACTTATTCGCTGAAAATTAATCCCAGAAGCCATATCAGTCTGTTGGAGCAAACCCCACAAATTGGGTATTCCGGGAGAAACGCTCATAGACTACCGTCCCCTGCCTCAGATGAAGCTGCTAGACAGAGATTCCATACTGACAgctatagaaaggggggggggggatatcttaaTGGCAGGGTCTAAAGGCCCCCAAATGCAAGAGGTACAAGGGGTGACGTTATTACATGGGATTCACGTGTTACCAAGAACGCTGTGATTATTCGCAGCAGCGGAGATCCCTTTTTGCTCAAGGGATTGAGCCCTATAGTAACGGCTGGTCCGGGCTCAACTCTCAGGAAATTTAATTGTTCTTATGTACCTCACGGTGAGGAAAAATCACGCCGGCTTGTCCCTCCTCCTTTGCAATGTCCG
This region of Paroedura picta isolate Pp20150507F chromosome 14, Ppicta_v3.0, whole genome shotgun sequence genomic DNA includes:
- the LOC143824016 gene encoding protocadherin beta-16-like isoform X18, with translation MAVHSSIWQEQTQANARFPLEKAQDADTGKNAVQNYSLSPNDHFRLDVQSRSDGSKYAELVLHSQLDREEQPQFLLILSAEDGGVPKRTGTAKLKINVLDANDNAPCFRQSLYKAKLTENSRLETLVTTVEANDQDLGSNAQVTYSFSEVPENVLSSFKLNKHTGKLTVAGTIDYEEERSFEISIKATDGGGLSDYCKVMVEVEDRNDNTPEVMLTSLTSPLPEDSPQDTVVALFSVTDQDSGENGRTSCTIETNLPFTLIASENNYYQLVTQQPLDREGVPEYNITITATDWGSPRLTSTRIINVQISDVNDNVPVFEKPTYEMQLWENNIPGLLIGLVQAKDPDKDKNAKVTYSLLPGKVSDQPVSSYVSINSETGNLYAIRAVDYEQVKEFHVTVRAVDSGSPPLSSEVMVRVVVVDENDNAPFILYPLQNGTSPSNDLVPRGAEAGYLVTKVVAVDRDSGQNSWLSYELLKATEPGLFSVGAQNGEVKTTRPISKRDTLKQKLIIGVRDNGHPPQSTSAALSILLVDGFSDPYMKMVEIPKEEVVGEEDRTLTMYLVICLAVIFSIFLVSMLAFVAIKIQKRRKFIESSALNLPVGPNFPENCGDADGGSLSRAYNYEVCLAGGSLSSEFRFLRPLFPVISVEPAQSQGPQRISSGSQEVPGHAAEGQLMSQARGAASEDAAARPGGPGGTGNQPITANANLGQNDWLSYQ
- the LOC143824016 gene encoding protocadherin beta-16-like isoform X13 codes for the protein MCGAICESFRYSVSEEKKSGSLVANVLKDLKVEVKELSARRARLASKSTKQYFQLDPHSGNVILQDRIDREALCGQKDLCLLLSEIVLENPLQVHRIEVEIEDVNDNAPRFSKKEFFFEIPEQTQANARFPLEKAQDADTGKNAVQNYSLSPNDHFRLDVQSRSDGSKYAELVLHSQLDREEQPQFLLILSAEDGGVPKRTGTAKLKINVLDANDNAPCFRQSLYKAKLTENSRLETLVTTVEANDQDLGSNAQVTYSFSEVPENVLSSFKLNKHTGKLTVAGTIDYEEERSFEISIKATDGGGLSDYCKVMVEVEDRNDNTPEVMLTSLTSPLPEDSPQDTVVALFSVTDQDSGENGRTSCTIETNLPFTLIASENNYYQLVTQQPLDREGVPEYNITITATDWGSPRLTSTRIINVQISDVNDNVPVFEKPTYEMQLWENNIPGLLIGLVQAKDPDKDKNAKVTYSLLPGKVSDQPVSSYVSINSETGNLYAIRAVDYEQVKEFHVTVRAVDSGSPPLSSEVMVRVVVVDENDNAPFILYPLQNGTSPSNDLVPRGAEAGYLVTKVVAVDRDSGQNSWLSYELLKATEPGLFSVGAQNGEVKTTRPISKRDTLKQKLIIGVRDNGHPPQSTSAALSILLVDGFSDPYMKMVEIPKEEVVGEEDRTLTMYLVICLAVIFSIFLVSMLAFVAIKIQKRRKFIESSALNLPVGPNFPENCGDADGGSLSRAYNYEVCLAGGSLSSEFRFLRPLFPVISVEPAQSQGPQRISSGSQEVPGHAAEGQLMSQARGAASEDAAARPGGPGGTGNQPITANANLGQNDWLSYQ